A single Tenacibaculum sp. 190524A02b DNA region contains:
- a CDS encoding DinB family protein produces MVFNKQKLLSELENYVCSHIEYAQYLKTIPEEELQKKREKTSWSILECIEHLNRYAAFYNEEIDKRIRTSRYQNSSVFNPGYLGNKFAIDMLPKENMKTMNTFKSKNPIYSILEKNEVLDGFIGYQNELLELLKLAKDKNLTKIKTSITLPLLKLRLGDAFRFVIYHNERHIVQAQKIKKE; encoded by the coding sequence ATGGTTTTTAATAAACAAAAATTACTTTCCGAGTTAGAGAATTATGTATGTTCTCATATTGAATATGCCCAATATTTAAAAACAATACCAGAAGAAGAGCTTCAAAAAAAGAGGGAGAAAACTTCTTGGTCTATCTTAGAATGTATTGAACATTTGAATAGATATGCAGCCTTTTATAATGAAGAGATAGACAAGAGAATTAGGACATCAAGATACCAAAATTCATCTGTATTTAACCCTGGATATTTAGGGAATAAATTCGCTATAGATATGTTGCCTAAAGAAAACATGAAAACAATGAATACGTTTAAGAGTAAAAACCCTATTTATTCAATATTAGAAAAAAATGAGGTGTTAGATGGTTTTATAGGGTATCAAAATGAATTATTAGAGTTGTTAAAACTAGCTAAGGATAAAAACCTGACAAAAATTAAAACCTCTATCACATTACCATTACTAAAATTAAGGTTAGGAGATGCTTTTCGATTTGTAATTTATCATAATGAAAGGCATATTGTTCAAGCACAAAAAATAAAAAAGGAATAG
- a CDS encoding Crp/Fnr family transcriptional regulator, translated as MSVHNQLLNILEKAWEDEIELKRGQFLVNKEEVNTYLFLVVEGSLRVFIEDEVEEHTIRFGYKNSIITALDSFLTDQPTSFYIQAIKKCKLKVISKKSFTELMNSKKEFKDTWEQLLQSFVYQQIEREIDLITYSPQKRFERVMKRSPQVFQEIPQKYIASYLRMTPETLSRILKNS; from the coding sequence ATGAGTGTACACAATCAACTTTTAAATATTCTTGAAAAAGCTTGGGAAGATGAAATAGAATTAAAAAGAGGTCAGTTTTTAGTAAATAAAGAAGAAGTAAATACATATTTGTTTTTGGTTGTTGAAGGAAGTTTGAGGGTTTTTATTGAAGATGAGGTTGAAGAGCATACGATTAGGTTTGGTTACAAAAACTCAATAATCACAGCTTTAGATTCTTTTTTAACAGATCAACCGACTTCTTTTTATATACAAGCGATAAAAAAATGTAAGTTAAAAGTGATTTCCAAAAAAAGCTTTACAGAGTTAATGAATTCAAAAAAAGAGTTCAAAGATACTTGGGAACAATTATTACAAAGTTTCGTGTACCAACAAATAGAAAGAGAGATTGATTTAATAACATATTCACCACAAAAAAGATTTGAACGTGTTATGAAAAGAAGCCCACAGGTTTTTCAAGAGATACCTCAAAAGTACATTGCATCTTATTTGAGAATGACACCAGAAACATTATCAAGAATCCTTAAAAACTCTTGA
- a CDS encoding PA0069 family radical SAM protein, with protein MSYIKGRGAQHNVHNRFLQHKYEVLDDFLNYCEIEKEKSDNNKTSYLEIFPKTILNKAPSPDVGFLYSMNPYQGCEHGCIYCYARNSHEYWGYSAGLDFERKILYKTNAPELLEKKLRSRSWVPKNIMLSGNTDCYQPIEKKLQITRKMLEVLLKLKHPVSILTKNSLVLRDIDIIKEMASMNLIRVNISITSLSEEVRRKVEPRTASIKKRLETVRILSENKVPVGVMMAPIIPAINNHEIIPLVKKVSVLGAKSVGYTVVRLNGAIGEIFTNWVKKTYLDRADKILNQIKACHNGTLNDSNYATRMKGEGEFAKQIKIQFQLAKRMYLKNIELPPLDFTKFDKNQTNQMKLF; from the coding sequence ATGAGTTATATAAAGGGTAGAGGAGCGCAACACAACGTCCATAATAGGTTTTTACAACATAAATATGAAGTTTTAGATGATTTTTTAAATTATTGTGAAATTGAAAAAGAAAAGTCAGATAATAATAAAACATCTTATTTAGAAATTTTCCCTAAAACAATTTTAAATAAAGCGCCCAGCCCTGATGTTGGTTTTTTGTATTCAATGAATCCCTATCAAGGATGTGAGCATGGTTGTATATATTGTTATGCTAGAAATTCACATGAGTATTGGGGATATTCTGCGGGTTTAGATTTTGAGCGTAAAATCTTATACAAAACAAATGCGCCTGAGTTATTAGAAAAGAAATTAAGAAGTAGGAGTTGGGTTCCTAAAAACATAATGTTATCAGGGAATACGGATTGTTATCAACCGATAGAAAAGAAACTTCAAATAACGCGTAAAATGTTAGAGGTTCTATTAAAACTTAAACATCCAGTAAGTATCCTTACTAAAAACTCTTTGGTATTAAGAGATATAGACATTATAAAAGAAATGGCGTCAATGAACTTGATACGAGTTAATATTTCAATAACGTCATTATCTGAGGAAGTAAGAAGAAAAGTAGAACCAAGGACAGCTTCAATAAAAAAAAGATTAGAAACAGTAAGAATTTTATCAGAAAATAAGGTACCTGTAGGTGTTATGATGGCACCAATAATACCAGCTATTAATAATCATGAAATTATACCACTAGTGAAAAAAGTGAGTGTTTTAGGTGCAAAATCAGTTGGTTATACCGTTGTTAGGCTAAATGGCGCTATAGGTGAAATTTTTACGAATTGGGTGAAAAAGACATATCTAGATAGAGCGGACAAAATTTTAAATCAAATAAAAGCTTGTCATAACGGTACATTAAATGATTCTAATTATGCAACAAGAATGAAAGGTGAAGGTGAGTTTGCAAAGCAAATTAAAATTCAATTCCAATTAGCTAAAAGGATGTATTTAAAAAATATAGAATTACCTCCTCTAGATTTTACTAAATTTGATAAAAATCAAACCAATCAAATGAAACTATTTTAA
- the aroC gene encoding chorismate synthase yields MFNSFGNILKLTTFGESHGIAIGGIIDGFPAGMKVNFEAIQNELDRRKPGQSKIVTQRKEPDTVEFLSGIFEGVTTGASIGFVIKNTNQKSKDYNHNTNVYRPSHADFTYDKKYGIRDHRGGGRTSARETANWVVAGALAKQLISHININAYTSSVGNIFLEKPYQDLDFSKIEENIVRCPDEEIAEKMIDRIKEIRKEGDTIGGTITCVVKNTPVGLGEPIFHKLHAELGKAMLSINAVKGFEFGSGFCGAKMKGSEHNDIFNSDGSTKSNLSGGIQGGISNGMDVYFRVAFKPVATIMQNQETINAEGEATEILGKGRHDPCVVPRAVPIVEALTALVFADFWLSNKTRKI; encoded by the coding sequence ATGTTTAATTCATTCGGAAATATTTTAAAATTAACCACATTTGGTGAATCGCACGGTATTGCTATTGGGGGAATCATAGATGGTTTTCCAGCGGGCATGAAAGTAAATTTTGAGGCTATCCAAAATGAATTGGACAGACGTAAGCCTGGACAGTCGAAAATTGTAACGCAACGCAAAGAACCAGATACAGTAGAATTTTTATCTGGAATATTTGAAGGGGTTACTACAGGAGCTTCAATAGGGTTTGTTATAAAGAATACAAACCAAAAGAGTAAAGATTACAATCATAATACAAATGTGTATAGACCTTCTCATGCAGATTTTACCTATGATAAAAAATATGGTATAAGAGACCATAGAGGAGGAGGAAGAACTTCTGCTAGAGAAACAGCCAATTGGGTAGTTGCAGGAGCTTTAGCTAAGCAACTTATTAGTCATATTAATATTAATGCTTATACTTCTTCTGTTGGTAATATTTTTTTAGAAAAACCATATCAAGATTTAGACTTTTCCAAGATAGAGGAGAATATTGTTCGCTGCCCTGATGAGGAAATTGCGGAAAAAATGATTGATAGGATTAAAGAAATAAGAAAAGAAGGAGATACAATTGGTGGCACCATTACTTGTGTAGTTAAGAATACGCCAGTAGGTTTAGGTGAACCAATCTTTCATAAGTTACATGCAGAATTAGGAAAAGCAATGCTTTCAATTAACGCTGTTAAAGGTTTTGAGTTTGGAAGTGGATTCTGTGGAGCTAAGATGAAAGGATCTGAACATAATGATATTTTCAATTCAGATGGAAGTACAAAATCTAATCTTTCTGGAGGAATCCAAGGAGGAATATCAAATGGAATGGATGTGTATTTCAGGGTTGCTTTTAAACCAGTAGCTACAATTATGCAAAACCAGGAAACAATAAATGCTGAAGGAGAAGCTACAGAAATACTAGGTAAGGGAAGGCATGATCCTTGTGTAGTACCTAGGGCAGTACCAATTGTTGAAGCGCTGACAGCACTTGTCTTTGCAGATTTTTGGTTATCCAATAAAACAAGAAAAATATAA
- a CDS encoding LytTR family DNA-binding domain-containing protein — protein MNSLIIEDEMPSVRKLERMLVDFKVEVLGSVPSVKKAIDWLQKNKHPDIIFLDVELSDGVCFEIFEKIEVCSKIIFTTAYSTYSIKAFDYNSISYLLKPIKKEQINKVMLKARRLKDEEEDFIKLKEMFKNTQVESYKSSFTIKNGKKIKIIKEEEVLCFYSFDNATFVKTIKFNAVIDYSLSGLGNILNPEHFFRVNRTYIVHINAIKDIVSYTNSRLQLKLHNYEEAEIIVSRERVKDFKNWID, from the coding sequence ATGAATTCATTAATAATAGAAGATGAAATGCCTTCGGTAAGAAAGCTGGAAAGAATGCTTGTTGATTTTAAAGTAGAAGTTTTAGGTTCTGTACCTTCTGTAAAAAAAGCAATTGATTGGCTACAGAAAAATAAGCATCCAGATATTATTTTTTTAGATGTAGAGTTGTCGGATGGAGTCTGTTTTGAAATTTTTGAGAAGATAGAGGTTTGTTCTAAAATTATTTTTACAACTGCATATAGTACCTATAGTATTAAAGCCTTTGATTATAATAGTATTTCCTATTTATTAAAACCAATAAAAAAAGAACAAATAAATAAGGTCATGCTAAAAGCAAGAAGGTTAAAAGATGAAGAAGAAGATTTTATAAAGTTAAAAGAGATGTTTAAAAATACTCAAGTAGAATCTTATAAAAGTTCATTTACTATAAAAAATGGTAAAAAGATTAAAATAATAAAAGAAGAAGAAGTATTGTGTTTCTATAGTTTCGATAATGCTACTTTTGTTAAAACTATAAAATTTAATGCAGTTATAGATTATTCTTTAAGTGGTTTAGGTAATATTTTAAACCCAGAACACTTTTTTAGAGTTAACCGAACCTATATTGTACATATAAATGCAATAAAAGATATTGTATCGTATACAAATTCTCGCTTACAGTTAAAGTTACATAATTATGAAGAAGCAGAAATAATAGTAAGTAGAGAAAGAGTAAAAGATTTTAAAAACTGGATAGATTAA